A part of Olleya sp. Bg11-27 genomic DNA contains:
- a CDS encoding CHAP domain-containing protein, whose product MSKKVNVNTTKTVGQKLDSLNGVYVFYNGGVANNSGRHLSKMGYNYGLKYQCVEFVKRYYYEALKHQMPNTYGHAKDFFNPDLNDGTLNRDRNLIQFKNNSKTRPKCNDLLVFSSSLFNKYGHVAIVSKVLDNSMEIIQQNPGPFSPSRVVLEFIKEN is encoded by the coding sequence GTGTCAAAAAAAGTTAATGTAAACACGACAAAAACCGTTGGTCAAAAGCTAGATAGTTTAAATGGTGTCTATGTTTTTTATAATGGCGGTGTAGCTAATAACTCAGGAAGACACTTGTCTAAAATGGGCTACAATTATGGACTTAAATACCAATGTGTAGAGTTTGTTAAGCGTTATTATTACGAGGCTTTAAAGCATCAAATGCCAAATACTTATGGACACGCCAAGGATTTTTTTAACCCAGACTTAAATGATGGCACATTAAATAGAGATCGTAATTTAATTCAGTTTAAAAACAATAGTAAAACACGACCGAAGTGCAATGACTTACTGGTGTTTAGTAGTTCGCTATTTAATAAATATGGTCATGTTGCTATAGTATCAAAGGTTTTAGATAATTCTATGGAAATTATACAACAAAACCCTGGGCCTTTTAGTCCTTCTAGAGTAGTCTTAGAGTTTATAAAAGAAAACTGA
- a CDS encoding LytR/AlgR family response regulator transcription factor produces the protein MMKILILEDEIPAYQKLVTFVNDYFKETIPHDWARSNADGKVLLTQNKYDFILSDIQLLDGISFDLYNDISIDTPIIFCSAHDAYLFEAFNTNGIAYILKPYTQTDFKKAIEKYQSLFKQGDYNTLNQKTIIDLKMALKEEHDNYKKRFVIKKAKGIQLLNVVDISTIEASGDFCIATDFNGKRHTISQNLGSIYQQLQMTKFFKINRSEIVSIDFIENLENHFKNRLLIKMTGLKEKVMTSTAMTSEFRKWLEQ, from the coding sequence ATGATGAAGATTTTAATTTTAGAAGACGAAATTCCAGCATACCAAAAATTAGTCACTTTTGTAAATGACTATTTTAAGGAAACAATACCGCATGATTGGGCGCGTTCCAATGCAGACGGAAAAGTACTACTTACACAAAATAAATACGATTTTATTTTATCAGATATTCAGTTATTAGATGGGATCTCTTTTGATTTATATAATGACATATCTATCGATACACCAATCATATTTTGCTCTGCGCACGACGCATATTTGTTTGAAGCATTTAATACTAATGGGATTGCATATATCTTAAAACCATACACGCAAACGGACTTTAAAAAAGCCATAGAAAAGTACCAATCGCTTTTTAAACAAGGAGATTATAATACTTTAAATCAGAAAACCATTATTGATTTAAAAATGGCGCTGAAAGAAGAACATGATAATTATAAAAAAAGATTTGTTATTAAAAAAGCAAAAGGGATTCAGTTATTAAATGTTGTAGATATTAGTACTATTGAAGCCTCAGGAGATTTTTGTATTGCAACAGATTTTAATGGAAAACGGCATACCATTTCGCAAAATTTAGGGTCTATTTATCAACAACTACAAATGACTAAATTTTTTAAAATTAATAGAAGCGAAATTGTGAGTATAGATTTTATTGAAAATTTAGAGAATCATTTTAAAAACAGACTACTAATTAAAATGACTGGCTTAAAAGAAAAAGTAATGACAAGTACAGCGATGACTTCGGAGTTTAGAAAGTGGTTGGAACAGTAA
- the dusB gene encoding tRNA dihydrouridine synthase DusB — protein MVKIGNIELPDFPLLLAPMEDVSDPPFRALCKEQGADVVYTEFVSSEGLIRNAAKSVMKLDIYEKERPVGIQIFGANLDSMLQTIDIVAQSKPDIIDINFGCPVKKVVSKGAGAGILKDICLMEQLTAEMVKRTNIPITVKTRLGWDHDSIRIVEVAERLQDVGCKAIAIHGRTRAQMYKGDADWKPIAAVKNNPRMNIPVFGNGDVTTPERAMEMRDQYGLDGCMIGRATIGNPWFFKQVKHFFETGEHYRPITMQERVEAARRHLQMSIDWKGEILGVFETRRHYTNYFKGIPHFKEHRMKMVTSDASVDVFAAFDEVLELFGDFQFTE, from the coding sequence GTGGTAAAAATAGGTAATATAGAACTTCCAGACTTTCCATTATTGTTAGCACCGATGGAAGATGTTTCAGATCCACCATTTAGGGCGTTGTGTAAAGAGCAAGGCGCAGATGTTGTATATACAGAGTTTGTTAGTAGCGAAGGTTTAATACGTAATGCAGCAAAAAGCGTTATGAAATTAGATATTTACGAAAAAGAGCGTCCTGTTGGTATCCAGATTTTTGGAGCTAATTTGGATAGTATGTTACAAACTATTGATATTGTTGCCCAGTCAAAGCCAGATATTATTGATATCAATTTTGGGTGTCCCGTAAAAAAAGTAGTAAGTAAAGGCGCAGGCGCAGGAATCTTAAAAGACATCTGTTTAATGGAGCAACTAACTGCAGAGATGGTTAAACGCACCAATATTCCTATTACCGTAAAAACACGTTTAGGTTGGGATCATGATTCTATTAGAATTGTTGAGGTGGCAGAACGACTACAAGATGTCGGTTGTAAAGCTATTGCAATACATGGTCGTACTAGAGCGCAAATGTATAAAGGGGATGCCGATTGGAAACCAATTGCGGCCGTTAAAAATAATCCACGTATGAACATTCCTGTGTTTGGAAATGGAGATGTCACGACACCAGAACGTGCGATGGAAATGCGTGATCAATATGGTTTAGATGGCTGTATGATTGGTCGTGCAACTATTGGTAATCCTTGGTTTTTTAAGCAAGTAAAACACTTTTTTGAAACCGGAGAACACTACAGACCAATTACGATGCAGGAACGTGTAGAAGCGGCGCGTAGACACTTACAAATGTCTATCGATTGGAAAGGCGAAATTCTTGGTGTTTTTGAAACAAGACGTCATTACACAAATTACTTTAAAGGCATTCCGCATTTTAAAGAACACCGCATGAAAATGGTAACTAGCGATGCCTCTGTAGATGTATTTGCTGCTTTTGATGAGGTTTTAGAATTATTTGGAGATTTCCAGTTTACGGAATAG
- a CDS encoding prolipoprotein diacylglyceryl transferase produces MKIPFNLELFGININTHLVLEYLAFFIAYRYYVFLRKSNTDTINSNNRLSIILGAALGALIGSRLVGFLENPLIELSLRNLIQLFNTKTIMGGLFGGLLGVELAKKLIGEKQSSGDLFVFPIILGIFIGRVGCFLSGINEFTYGKVTSSIFGMDLGDGLMRHPTSLYELVFLTFLLITLRAINDSFQLKNGELFKIFMLSYFGFRFCIEFLKPNVFYTFGLSSIQLLCVICWLYYSQFIASLLLSRQVR; encoded by the coding sequence TTGAAAATCCCATTCAACCTTGAGCTATTTGGTATTAACATAAATACGCATCTTGTTTTAGAGTATCTCGCTTTTTTTATTGCGTATCGCTATTATGTGTTTTTAAGGAAAAGTAATACAGATACTATTAATTCCAACAACCGGTTATCCATTATTTTAGGTGCTGCTTTAGGCGCTTTAATAGGTTCACGCTTGGTTGGCTTTTTAGAAAATCCTTTAATTGAATTATCTTTAAGAAACCTGATCCAATTATTTAATACTAAAACCATAATGGGTGGTTTATTTGGTGGTTTACTAGGTGTGGAATTAGCGAAGAAGCTAATTGGCGAAAAGCAATCTTCTGGAGATCTATTTGTCTTCCCAATCATTTTAGGAATTTTTATTGGTCGCGTGGGTTGCTTTCTATCTGGTATTAATGAGTTTACTTACGGTAAGGTGACGTCTTCTATTTTTGGAATGGATTTAGGTGATGGCCTTATGCGTCATCCCACGTCATTGTATGAGCTAGTTTTTTTAACCTTTTTACTTATAACTTTAAGAGCCATAAATGATAGCTTCCAATTAAAAAACGGGGAGTTGTTTAAGATTTTTATGCTCAGTTATTTTGGCTTTAGATTTTGTATTGAGTTTTTAAAACCAAATGTATTTTATACTTTCGGTTTAAGTAGTATTCAACTATTATGTGTAATTTGTTGGTTGTATTACAGTCAATTTATTGCTAGCCTTTTACTTAGTAGACAGGTGCGTTAG
- a CDS encoding radical SAM protein, translating into MPVRNYTYYDFTLSLCPECLKRVDAKIVFEDNNVYMLKRCKEHGNSKVLIADDIEYYKNIRNYNKPSETPYTFNTKTDYGCPYDCGLCPDHEQHSCLTVVEVTDRCNLTCPTCYAGSSPTYGRHRTLDEVKAMLDTIVRNEKEPDVVQISGGEPTIHPQFWEIMDYAKTLPIRHLMLNTNGIKIAKDFAFAERLKTYAPDFEIYLQFDSFENSVLRELRGADLNDVRKQAIENLNTLNLSTTLVVTLQKGLNDGEIGKIIDYALKQKCVRGVTLQPTQIAGRLDNFNPETDRMTITEVRRKIMEQTTIFNADDLLPVPCNPDALVMGYALKLGDEVFPLTRYINPNDLLDNSKNTIIYEQDEALQSKMIELFSTGNSVEVAEENLKSILCCLPNIDAPDLGYDNLFRVIIMQFIDAYNFDVRAIKKSCVHIVDKDNKIIPFETMNLFYRDDKKARLEVLRNEM; encoded by the coding sequence ATGCCAGTTAGAAATTATACCTATTACGATTTTACTTTAAGCTTATGTCCTGAGTGTTTAAAACGTGTGGATGCCAAAATTGTTTTTGAAGATAATAATGTTTACATGCTAAAGCGTTGTAAGGAACATGGTAATAGTAAGGTATTAATTGCTGACGATATTGAGTATTATAAAAACATCCGTAACTACAATAAACCTAGTGAAACGCCCTATACTTTTAACACCAAAACCGATTATGGCTGTCCTTATGATTGTGGTTTGTGTCCAGACCATGAGCAGCACAGTTGCTTGACTGTTGTTGAGGTAACGGACCGTTGTAATCTAACCTGCCCGACGTGCTATGCAGGCTCATCACCAACCTACGGTAGACATCGTACTTTAGACGAAGTTAAAGCCATGTTGGACACTATTGTTAGAAATGAAAAGGAACCAGATGTGGTACAAATTTCGGGTGGAGAACCAACCATACATCCACAGTTTTGGGAAATTATGGATTACGCCAAAACGTTGCCGATTAGACATTTAATGCTGAACACCAATGGGATTAAAATTGCTAAAGATTTCGCTTTCGCGGAAAGACTGAAAACCTATGCTCCAGATTTTGAAATTTATTTACAATTTGATTCGTTTGAAAACAGTGTGTTGCGCGAGCTTCGTGGTGCCGATTTAAATGATGTCCGTAAACAAGCTATCGAAAACCTGAATACATTAAACCTATCGACAACTTTAGTGGTTACCTTACAGAAAGGGTTAAATGACGGCGAGATTGGTAAAATTATTGACTACGCTTTAAAACAAAAATGTGTTAGAGGGGTCACGTTACAACCAACACAAATTGCAGGACGATTGGATAATTTTAATCCAGAAACGGATCGTATGACCATTACTGAAGTCCGCCGAAAAATAATGGAACAAACCACTATTTTTAATGCGGATGACTTGCTTCCTGTACCCTGTAATCCAGATGCATTGGTTATGGGTTATGCGCTTAAATTAGGTGACGAGGTGTTTCCTTTGACGCGTTATATTAATCCAAACGATTTATTGGATAATAGTAAAAACACTATTATTTACGAGCAAGATGAAGCACTACAAAGTAAAATGATAGAGCTGTTTAGTACAGGAAACTCGGTTGAGGTAGCGGAAGAAAACCTAAAATCTATCCTGTGTTGCCTACCAAATATTGATGCTCCAGATTTGGGTTACGATAACTTATTTAGAGTGATTATTATGCAATTTATAGATGCTTATAACTTTGATGTTAGAGCCATTAAAAAATCTTGTGTTCATATTGTGGATAAAGACAATAAAATAATTCCTTTTGAAACCATGAATTTATTTTATAGAGATGATAAAAAAGCACGCTTAGAAGTACTTAGAAACGAGATGTAA
- a CDS encoding sensor histidine kinase: protein MKSKLNKSDYIVLIIYYSVSSILNIIDYNNSDNALIEYIVDIPTTIITSFIVILIFMYFLIPKYLIQKKYVAFILLALVVLTFFGTIADTLGFWSGGNSLDKLPKWDRVILNGIYTSSNDIGLLLGILFTKKFYEGRNEIINIEKQQKENELKLLRSQIDPHFLFNNLNTLDALIDRNATKAKEYVNRLSSIYRYLIKTKDVEVMELFEEIQLAENYIFLIKTRFENDYNFNIEINTDISNKFIPTGAIQALLENVVKHNKPKNDQPIATTILIEDNVLKVINTKSAIISKNESFETGLKNLKARYKLLSDKTIIIINTDKEYSISIPIINLIEDN, encoded by the coding sequence ATGAAAAGTAAGCTTAACAAATCAGATTATATTGTTCTTATAATTTATTACAGTGTGTCTTCAATTTTAAACATTATAGATTATAATAATAGTGACAATGCTCTTATTGAATATATTGTAGATATTCCTACAACAATTATTACTTCGTTTATTGTTATTCTTATTTTCATGTACTTTTTGATTCCTAAATATTTGATTCAAAAAAAGTATGTTGCTTTTATACTATTAGCATTAGTTGTTTTAACTTTTTTTGGCACTATTGCAGATACTTTAGGGTTTTGGAGCGGAGGAAATTCATTAGATAAATTACCAAAATGGGATAGAGTTATTTTAAACGGAATTTACACCTCCTCAAATGATATTGGATTATTACTAGGAATACTTTTTACAAAAAAATTCTATGAAGGTAGAAATGAGATTATTAATATTGAAAAGCAACAAAAAGAAAACGAACTTAAACTATTACGTTCTCAAATAGATCCTCACTTTTTGTTTAATAATCTTAATACATTAGATGCTTTAATTGATAGGAATGCAACAAAAGCTAAAGAGTACGTTAATAGATTGTCTTCAATTTATCGCTATCTTATTAAAACAAAAGATGTTGAGGTTATGGAGTTATTTGAAGAAATTCAGTTAGCAGAAAACTATATATTTTTAATTAAAACACGCTTTGAAAATGATTATAATTTTAATATCGAAATAAATACCGATATTTCAAACAAGTTTATCCCAACAGGTGCTATCCAAGCCTTATTAGAAAACGTTGTAAAGCATAATAAACCAAAAAACGACCAACCAATAGCAACTACCATTTTAATCGAAGATAACGTGCTTAAAGTAATAAATACTAAATCTGCCATTATATCTAAAAATGAATCGTTTGAGACAGGATTAAAAAATTTAAAAGCACGTTATAAATTACTGTCAGATAAAACCATTATCATAATTAATACAGATAAGGAATATTCTATTTCTATTCCAATCATTAATTTAATTGAAGACAACTAA
- a CDS encoding DUF4345 domain-containing protein, translating into MKISNKEIITKIHLIISVCIVVPVSFFYGFNPSSEFDIHLDTVDEHNFFKAVMGLYLGFSILWILGVFNTSYHKMALVTNMIFMLGLGFGRVLSFVIDGIPTFGYKFGTFAELFLGFYGLWVLLHHTTTDT; encoded by the coding sequence ATGAAGATTAGTAATAAAGAGATAATAACAAAAATACACTTAATCATATCCGTTTGTATAGTTGTTCCCGTGTCTTTTTTTTATGGTTTTAATCCAAGCTCAGAGTTTGACATTCATTTAGACACTGTAGATGAGCATAATTTTTTTAAAGCCGTTATGGGCTTGTATTTGGGGTTTTCTATACTTTGGATTTTAGGTGTTTTTAACACCAGTTATCATAAAATGGCACTAGTGACTAATATGATATTTATGCTCGGATTAGGTTTTGGAAGAGTGTTAAGTTTTGTAATAGATGGTATCCCAACGTTTGGTTACAAATTTGGGACTTTTGCAGAGCTATTCTTAGGGTTTTATGGATTGTGGGTACTGCTACATCATACTACCACAGATACCTAA
- a CDS encoding TonB-dependent receptor domain-containing protein → MNRFIFLILFCVSTASYAQDLTLSGTVVDNNNQPVAYTNAILYTSDESQIITGSSTNEEGKYSLTSLKTGDYILKLSYLGFESVSKTISLTKTINVGVITLKTSAETLSEVTVNVKKPTINKLADRLVFNVENTALVEGSMLDVVRSTPSVFILDKGIKVKNSYLTIYINDKKVNLSGEEVIQLLESSPANSIKSIELITTPGAKYEASSGVVLNIIMSKNLIIGYRGRVFSKYKQGVFPNYEAGISNFYKTDKISLSANYSFSKDKLNRENNDQINYLNNDNALEQLWASNVKRNKRLETHNANINFDYFINDNNTFSLSSRIVITPYFKYATNNRTLISDDNNNLLSSFNANTLSTYDKDNLGFDADYVSKFTDDSKLSVNANYTTFDYFRVQNINSDYFLADDTFDYDTAFKTNSSQDINIISSQVDYYIPFNDDSSLSLGVKGGFVKTNNDVVRFSIEGGQEVIDTANSNIFDYDEKVLAAYVDYEDQFGDFIFNGGLRAEQTNVNGISLNNNNNNKQNYLNWFPTVVLTHKTTEKLSLYTKYKRTISRPDYQSLNPFQFLLNDNIIVSGNPNLQPAFTNRWELGTILNDTHTFEVSLITSKGNFNELGFQNNDTNIITFTPQNIGNTTELNFIYETYFTAFDKLSIYFVTAMYYSKEETKVENVNVALDQWSNYTAFDTGISFLKDNSLSTNLSMTYLSKRLSGLQTIKGMLVSELAISKTIWNKKGTVSLIASDLFNKADFKTSTNYLNQNFSQNTNLDNRYIKLGFSYKFGNSTLKSNEKDRSHSERSRINSRD, encoded by the coding sequence ATGAATCGCTTTATTTTTTTAATACTTTTTTGTGTCTCTACAGCTAGCTATGCTCAGGATTTAACCCTTTCTGGGACGGTGGTAGATAATAACAATCAACCTGTGGCATATACCAATGCAATTCTATATACTTCGGACGAATCCCAAATTATAACAGGATCAAGTACCAATGAAGAAGGGAAATATAGTCTTACTAGTTTAAAAACAGGTGATTATATTTTAAAGCTATCCTATCTCGGTTTTGAATCAGTAAGTAAAACAATATCGCTTACTAAAACAATAAATGTTGGTGTAATAACTTTAAAGACATCCGCTGAAACGCTTTCGGAAGTAACGGTTAATGTAAAAAAACCAACAATTAACAAGCTAGCTGATCGTTTAGTTTTTAATGTCGAAAACACAGCATTAGTAGAAGGTAGTATGCTTGATGTTGTCCGTAGTACACCATCCGTCTTTATTTTAGACAAAGGTATCAAAGTGAAAAATAGTTACCTAACGATTTATATTAATGATAAAAAAGTAAATTTATCTGGAGAAGAGGTCATTCAGCTTCTAGAATCTTCACCCGCAAATAGTATCAAATCTATAGAGCTAATTACAACACCTGGTGCTAAATATGAAGCCTCAAGTGGGGTAGTATTAAACATTATAATGAGTAAAAATTTAATTATTGGATACAGAGGACGTGTGTTTAGTAAATATAAACAAGGTGTTTTTCCTAATTACGAAGCTGGAATTTCTAATTTCTATAAGACAGATAAAATAAGTTTATCTGCCAATTATAGTTTTTCTAAAGACAAGCTAAATCGCGAAAATAATGATCAGATAAATTATTTAAACAATGATAATGCTTTAGAGCAATTGTGGGCATCTAATGTCAAAAGAAATAAGAGACTTGAAACTCATAATGCAAATATTAACTTTGATTATTTTATAAATGATAATAACACTTTTAGTCTGTCTTCAAGGATTGTAATAACGCCTTATTTTAAATATGCGACTAATAACAGAACGTTAATCTCTGATGATAATAACAATTTACTATCTAGTTTTAACGCTAATACATTATCTACGTATGATAAAGATAATTTAGGTTTTGATGCAGATTACGTAAGTAAGTTTACAGACGATAGTAAATTATCTGTAAATGCCAATTATACAACTTTTGATTATTTTCGAGTTCAGAATATTAATAGTGATTACTTTTTAGCAGATGATACTTTTGATTATGATACTGCTTTTAAAACCAACTCTAGTCAAGATATTAACATTATAAGCTCACAAGTAGATTATTATATTCCTTTTAATGACGATTCTTCGTTATCTCTTGGTGTTAAAGGTGGTTTTGTAAAAACTAATAATGATGTCGTAAGATTTAGTATAGAGGGTGGTCAAGAAGTTATAGACACTGCTAATTCTAATATTTTTGATTATGATGAAAAGGTGTTGGCTGCCTATGTAGATTATGAAGATCAATTTGGAGACTTTATTTTTAACGGAGGGTTGCGTGCAGAACAAACTAATGTTAACGGTATATCTCTTAACAATAATAATAATAATAAACAAAATTATCTAAATTGGTTTCCAACAGTAGTTTTGACTCATAAAACAACTGAAAAATTAAGCTTGTATACTAAATATAAAAGGACCATTTCAAGACCTGATTACCAGTCGCTAAATCCATTTCAGTTTCTTTTAAATGATAACATCATTGTTAGCGGTAACCCTAATTTACAACCTGCATTTACTAACCGTTGGGAGTTAGGTACTATTTTAAATGATACACATACATTTGAAGTTAGTTTGATAACATCTAAGGGTAATTTTAATGAGTTAGGTTTCCAAAATAACGACACTAATATTATAACTTTTACACCTCAAAATATAGGAAACACGACTGAATTAAATTTCATTTACGAGACCTATTTTACCGCATTTGATAAATTGTCTATATATTTTGTAACCGCAATGTATTATTCTAAGGAGGAGACAAAGGTCGAAAATGTAAACGTGGCATTAGATCAATGGAGTAATTATACAGCCTTTGATACTGGTATAAGCTTTTTAAAAGATAACAGTCTATCGACAAATCTTTCAATGACTTATCTTAGTAAAAGATTATCAGGGCTTCAAACAATTAAAGGGATGCTTGTATCTGAACTCGCCATATCTAAAACTATTTGGAATAAAAAAGGAACCGTATCTTTAATCGCTTCAGATTTATTTAATAAAGCAGACTTTAAGACGTCTACAAATTATTTAAATCAAAATTTCTCACAAAATACTAATTTAGATAATCGTTATATTAAATTAGGTTTTAGCTATAAGTTTGGTAATAGTACGCTAAAAAGTAATGAGAAAGATCGAAGTCATAGCGAACGTAGTAGAATTAATAGTAGAGATTAA
- the lepA gene encoding translation elongation factor 4 translates to MKNIRNFCIIAHIDHGKSTLADRLLDTTGSVTAREQQAQLLDSMDLERERGITIKSHAIQMDYTYEGEDYILNLIDTPGHVDFSYEVSRSIAACEGALLIVDAAQSIQAQTISNLYLALENDLEIIPVLNKVDLPSANPEEVTDDIVELLGCDPSEVIHASGKTGFGAEAILKAIIERIPAPKGDPDAPLQALIFDSVYNTFRGIETYFRVFNGEIKKGQKIKFVATGKEYNADEVGTLKLTQVAKKSVKTGDVGYLITGIKTAKEVKVGDTITDFVNPTTNIVEGFEDVKPMVFAGIYPVDTEDYEELRNSMEKLQLNDASLVFAPESSAALGFGFRCGFLGMLHMEIIQERLEREFDMTVITTVPNVSYNAFTNKHPDIPFIVNNPSDLPDPSTVNRVEEPYIKATIITKSDFVGNVMSLCIEKRGMIVNQTYLTPERVELTFEMPLAEIVFDFYDRLKTVSKGYASFDYHPLGMKTSKLVRLDVLLNAQPVDALSALIHADNAHNIGKKMCEKLKELIPRQQFDIPIQAAIGAKIIARETVKALRKDVTAKCYGGDISRKRKLLEKQKKGKKRMRQVGNVEIPQAAFMAVLKLND, encoded by the coding sequence ATGAAAAACATAAGAAATTTTTGCATTATTGCACATATTGACCACGGAAAAAGTACACTTGCTGACCGTTTATTAGATACTACAGGCTCTGTTACTGCTAGAGAACAACAAGCACAGTTGCTAGACAGTATGGATTTAGAGCGCGAACGTGGTATTACTATTAAGTCGCATGCCATCCAAATGGATTATACCTATGAAGGTGAGGACTATATTTTAAACTTAATTGATACTCCTGGCCACGTCGATTTTTCTTATGAAGTGTCAAGATCTATTGCTGCGTGTGAAGGTGCTTTACTTATCGTTGATGCTGCTCAAAGTATACAAGCACAAACTATTTCTAACTTATATCTAGCGTTAGAGAATGATTTAGAAATTATCCCTGTACTTAACAAGGTAGACTTACCAAGTGCAAACCCAGAAGAAGTTACTGATGATATTGTTGAATTATTAGGATGTGATCCTTCAGAAGTGATTCATGCTAGTGGTAAAACTGGATTTGGTGCAGAAGCGATATTAAAAGCTATTATTGAGCGTATTCCAGCTCCAAAAGGAGATCCAGATGCGCCATTACAAGCCTTAATATTTGACTCGGTTTACAATACCTTTAGAGGAATTGAAACTTATTTTAGAGTTTTTAATGGTGAAATTAAAAAAGGACAAAAAATTAAATTTGTCGCTACAGGTAAAGAATATAACGCGGACGAAGTTGGAACACTAAAACTAACACAAGTTGCTAAAAAAAGCGTTAAAACTGGAGATGTAGGGTACTTAATTACAGGTATTAAAACGGCTAAAGAAGTAAAAGTAGGAGATACAATCACAGATTTTGTAAATCCAACAACTAATATTGTAGAAGGTTTTGAAGATGTTAAACCTATGGTATTTGCTGGTATTTATCCAGTAGACACAGAGGATTACGAAGAGCTTAGAAATAGTATGGAAAAGCTACAACTTAATGATGCTTCTCTTGTTTTTGCACCAGAAAGCTCTGCTGCATTAGGCTTTGGTTTCCGTTGTGGATTTTTAGGAATGTTACACATGGAAATTATCCAGGAACGTTTAGAGCGTGAGTTTGATATGACTGTAATTACGACTGTACCTAACGTATCGTACAACGCCTTTACAAATAAGCACCCAGACATACCATTTATTGTAAATAACCCTTCTGATTTACCAGATCCATCAACAGTAAATCGTGTAGAAGAGCCTTATATTAAAGCAACTATAATCACTAAATCAGACTTTGTTGGTAACGTTATGAGTTTGTGTATTGAAAAACGTGGTATGATTGTAAATCAAACGTATTTAACACCAGAACGTGTTGAATTAACTTTTGAAATGCCATTAGCCGAAATTGTATTTGATTTTTACGACCGTTTAAAAACGGTATCTAAAGGGTATGCCTCTTTTGATTACCATCCTTTAGGAATGAAAACATCAAAATTAGTACGTTTAGACGTGTTATTAAATGCACAGCCTGTAGATGCACTATCTGCCTTAATACACGCAGATAATGCACACAACATTGGTAAGAAAATGTGTGAGAAGTTAAAAGAACTTATTCCACGTCAACAATTTGATATTCCAATTCAAGCGGCTATTGGAGCAAAAATTATCGCTAGAGAAACGGTAAAAGCATTACGTAAAGATGTGACCGCAAAATGTTATGGTGGAGATATTTCGCGTAAACGTAAATTATTAGAAAAGCAGAAAAAAGGTAAGAAACGTATGCGTCAAGTAGGTAACGTAGAGATACCTCAAGCAGCATTTATGGCTGTTTTAAAGTTGAATGATTAA